The Sporocytophaga myxococcoides genome includes a window with the following:
- a CDS encoding PA14 domain-containing protein: MKYLFTSLISILFIAIILDLSAQIKENSEQSSGNTGISADSATHLPKIIRQPKGLRVAKTSNVMFSVDIEDKSPYSIQWKKNGVIIKDATSRSLFFSIVQLKDTGYYHVEISNAFGTTKSDTAKLDVADNFPPNAMLINPTFGNTFSIGDTIRFLGGGNDFENGILNKSSFLWKLEFHQKGNIKDLPPKVIITTEGIREGYFVVPNHQIQDDKAYYRLSLTVRDQDGFTDTKYVDITPKKIQIKLLTNPPGLKISLDGSIIEAPYSFTDIAGTYRNLASVPDQIMNGIRYRFDHWEPIGLKDNFKIKPGENTIYTAVYTPVPEVNKFLSNNFTFESKDKSNNSDEQYHDDITMVAALRDTHTNVYTNKGYILREFWTSVRGTTVDKIPHQLPPNGKVLITQFEGPENLMDNYGTRISGYIYPPASGTYYFWIASDEQGELWLSKDDSVENKAKIAYVPTSSFFQEWSKFPEQKSEGIYLEADKKYYIEALHKESLKIDHISVGWRLPDGTLERPIPGKRLSPFITPYEETENIELIPASGVDSIAKILAYMDPADKGTITLSLLGYVNDPRIHILVFDTKGKKQYNEKTTCDITSARTVLPIKERFKPGVYVIQVAVGNKLFFERILIR, from the coding sequence ATGAAGTATCTGTTTACATCTTTGATTTCAATTTTATTTATTGCGATTATATTAGATTTATCAGCACAAATAAAAGAAAATTCTGAACAATCTTCCGGGAATACCGGTATCTCAGCTGACTCTGCCACTCATTTGCCCAAAATTATTCGCCAGCCCAAAGGGTTGAGAGTAGCTAAAACTTCCAATGTAATGTTTTCCGTGGATATTGAAGATAAGTCCCCATACTCTATTCAATGGAAGAAAAACGGAGTCATCATAAAAGATGCAACATCACGAAGCTTATTTTTTTCTATAGTTCAGTTAAAGGATACTGGGTATTATCATGTTGAAATCAGCAATGCCTTCGGAACTACAAAGAGCGACACAGCAAAGCTGGATGTTGCAGATAATTTTCCTCCCAACGCAATGCTCATTAACCCGACTTTTGGAAATACATTTAGCATTGGAGATACTATAAGATTTCTTGGGGGCGGCAATGATTTTGAAAATGGCATTCTTAATAAATCTTCATTTCTCTGGAAGCTTGAGTTTCATCAAAAAGGAAACATAAAAGATCTCCCGCCCAAAGTTATCATAACAACTGAAGGCATAAGGGAAGGATACTTTGTTGTTCCAAACCACCAGATACAGGATGACAAGGCCTATTATAGGCTTTCATTAACTGTAAGAGATCAGGATGGTTTTACAGATACGAAATACGTTGATATTACACCTAAAAAAATTCAGATTAAATTATTAACTAATCCTCCCGGTTTAAAAATTTCTCTGGATGGTTCTATAATTGAAGCTCCATATAGCTTTACAGACATTGCAGGCACTTACAGAAACTTGGCCAGTGTTCCGGACCAGATAATGAATGGCATCCGATACAGATTTGATCACTGGGAACCGATAGGATTAAAGGATAATTTTAAAATTAAACCTGGCGAAAATACTATTTACACAGCTGTATACACGCCAGTTCCGGAAGTGAACAAGTTTCTGTCGAATAATTTCACCTTCGAATCAAAGGATAAAAGTAATAATTCGGATGAACAGTATCATGATGACATTACGATGGTTGCTGCACTCAGGGATACGCATACAAATGTATATACAAATAAAGGTTATATACTTCGCGAATTCTGGACTAGCGTAAGAGGTACAACAGTTGATAAAATTCCACATCAGTTGCCTCCCAATGGAAAAGTTCTTATCACCCAATTTGAAGGACCCGAAAATCTGATGGACAACTACGGTACAAGGATTAGCGGGTATATTTATCCTCCTGCTTCAGGAACCTACTATTTCTGGATAGCGTCGGATGAACAAGGAGAGTTGTGGCTTAGCAAAGATGATAGCGTTGAAAATAAGGCCAAAATAGCATATGTACCTACTTCTTCATTCTTCCAGGAATGGTCAAAATTTCCTGAACAAAAATCTGAAGGTATATATCTGGAAGCTGACAAAAAATATTATATAGAAGCGCTTCATAAAGAAAGCCTGAAAATTGATCATATCTCTGTTGGCTGGAGACTTCCTGATGGTACTCTTGAACGGCCAATACCGGGAAAAAGACTTTCACCATTTATTACTCCATATGAAGAAACCGAAAATATAGAATTGATACCTGCCTCCGGAGTAGATTCTATTGCAAAAATTCTTGCATATATGGATCCTGCTGACAAAGGCACTATCACGCTAAGCCTCCTTGGGTATGTTAATGATCCACGTATTCATATTTTAGTATTTGACACAAAAGGTAAAAAACAGTACAATGAAAAAACCACATGTGATATTACGTCTGCCAGAACAGTTCTGCCTATAAAAGAAAGATTTAAACCAGGAGTATATGTCATTCAGGTAGCAGTTGGTAATAAGTTGTTTTTTGAAAGGATATTGATAAGGTAA
- a CDS encoding replication initiation protein produces the protein MNTQDLQIDNNSLFCQEVKEAFEQLMTQFSMNVSKELRDEIYLESRWAGIFLGKENNELTISIYNPRGKSRWFPKFYLSAFFGLKGKTSIDQPEGESNLKELCSHAEEIKESFGSILRGDFSWGDDFEKWLAFLKLCKKDQDCDLPSFLQLVHEGHIEQ, from the coding sequence ATGAATACCCAGGATCTTCAAATTGACAACAACAGTCTTTTTTGCCAGGAAGTTAAAGAAGCTTTTGAGCAACTTATGACTCAGTTTTCCATGAATGTAAGTAAGGAATTAAGAGATGAGATTTATCTTGAATCCCGCTGGGCAGGTATATTTTTAGGTAAAGAAAACAACGAATTAACCATATCTATTTATAATCCGAGGGGAAAAAGCCGATGGTTTCCCAAATTTTACCTTTCAGCATTCTTTGGGCTTAAAGGAAAGACAAGTATTGATCAACCTGAAGGTGAATCGAATCTGAAAGAATTATGTAGTCATGCTGAAGAAATCAAAGAAAGTTTTGGGTCCATTCTCAGGGGTGATTTTTCCTGGGGAGATGATTTTGAGAAATGGCTGGCTTTTTTAAAATTATGTAAAAAAGACCAGGATTGCGATTTACCTTCCTTCCTGCAACTTGTTCATGAAGGCCATATTGAGCAATAG
- a CDS encoding CARDB domain-containing protein, producing MKKNKILILKFLLLVLFQGGNSLQSEAQAVDTIDFPQADLTRVSQQVYPENTNPGSYITVFSKVYNAGFGIAPSNRTDYYLTADTSWTLPDKAKAYFVGSSYLSPLPSQTSILDSTGLYIPKDITAGAYFLVSYTDAGNEVYETNEFNNKYIFPINIGTSGFSIDLYPTFLSVDDSLIVSNQVIASLGESNLGIDFSGSYEVGFYLSKDSTLDNFDPLLLSKKSDGLAGNTSSYSDVKIALPPLSKGWYYLIAALDVYNSVSETQEYNNTIARRFYISGNGFADLILDSARIENPNRLNPGDSITLSFIERNIGTGSAGEHYTNFYLSTSTYIDSSAIALSKAYVAGLNPQDGIYKSEYAVIPADLASGFYYLIAQADSYNSVSESNEHNNTFTLPITIGTTDADLTTVLFDSTITVLRGDYFYANGYLSNIGSVFTSSSYMGFYLSKDSHLDSSDIFVQSKYFDYLYPNDLRYFYLSIPTYNFEPGTYYLIAKADYLNYVAESNEDNNIASVPVNIVLPSVDLSITSLFTKDTILSAGNSFYVSYSINNTGTYYASSSYTNFYLSKDSIVDEYDYLVGQSYVSYVSPGSINYYSVNSYIPSTVADGDYFLIAKADDYKNVSESNEFNNDAFIKVKVKVPSYDIAISNLTKSSEMVTVGSGIYLSYKESNLGDITFPYHYTGFVLSTDTIYNDSDINLGTYYGYDLYPGNVNYYNQYIYIPTTVPAGNYYLIVKTDSNNNTKETDENNNIAYTRIRIITPNVDLSVNTQRVNPSKAVAGNTVNVSGYLYNHGTEDSYSTNLDFYISKYENNITDSALYLGSYYSSSVYSEASVPFNQSLYLPEYLAAGDYYIVFVADGGKNQPEMNENNNIVSKKISIEAATRDLFVKSASVSSKVTVEQTVYFKATISNSGNSDVSYFNLGYYLSSDEALSPDDIFIGTLGVPGMLSKSSVPVSGEFRVPYYINQGSYKLLFVADHYKQIIETNETNNSLAKALQVINPYGDQNNEDTISEPVSSAPAIAISVVPNPVGDFINVTVQTTEASTIATFELYDNFGNKFKGGNQKITNGKFSIPASDIKTGVYLLKVVYESKVETIRIIKE from the coding sequence ATGAAAAAAAACAAGATTTTAATCTTAAAATTTCTGTTGCTGGTTCTTTTCCAGGGCGGGAATTCACTTCAATCAGAGGCACAAGCTGTGGATACCATTGATTTTCCCCAAGCCGATCTGACGAGGGTCAGCCAGCAGGTCTATCCTGAAAACACAAATCCGGGATCCTACATTACAGTTTTTAGTAAGGTTTACAATGCAGGATTTGGAATAGCACCTTCCAACCGAACGGACTATTACCTTACTGCGGATACATCCTGGACATTGCCTGATAAAGCAAAGGCTTATTTTGTGGGTTCGTCCTATCTGTCCCCACTTCCTTCCCAAACTTCAATACTAGATAGTACAGGTCTTTACATTCCGAAAGATATAACTGCAGGGGCCTATTTCCTGGTTTCATACACAGACGCAGGCAACGAGGTATACGAAACCAATGAGTTCAACAATAAATATATCTTCCCAATAAATATTGGCACATCAGGCTTTTCGATTGACTTATATCCAACTTTTCTGTCGGTAGATGATAGTCTAATCGTCTCCAATCAAGTAATTGCAAGTCTTGGCGAAAGCAACCTTGGAATAGATTTTTCCGGAAGTTATGAAGTTGGTTTTTACCTTTCAAAGGACTCCACTTTGGATAACTTTGATCCCTTGCTTTTAAGCAAAAAATCGGATGGACTAGCCGGAAACACTTCTTCTTATTCGGATGTGAAGATAGCCCTACCTCCCCTTTCAAAAGGCTGGTATTATTTAATTGCAGCTTTGGATGTATATAATAGTGTATCAGAAACGCAGGAATATAATAATACTATTGCAAGAAGATTTTACATTTCAGGAAATGGTTTCGCTGATCTGATACTTGACAGCGCCAGAATTGAAAATCCGAATAGATTGAACCCTGGGGATAGTATAACTCTGAGCTTTATAGAAAGAAATATAGGAACAGGATCTGCAGGTGAGCATTATACAAATTTCTATCTTTCCACAAGCACTTATATTGACTCTTCTGCTATAGCACTGAGTAAAGCATATGTGGCAGGATTAAATCCTCAGGATGGCATTTACAAATCTGAATATGCGGTAATTCCTGCTGATTTAGCATCAGGTTTCTATTATCTGATAGCACAGGCAGATAGCTACAATTCAGTTTCAGAAAGCAACGAGCATAATAATACATTTACACTACCGATTACAATAGGTACAACAGATGCAGATCTTACTACTGTGCTTTTTGATAGTACAATCACTGTTCTCAGAGGAGACTACTTTTATGCAAACGGATATTTAAGCAATATAGGATCTGTTTTTACCTCTTCCAGTTACATGGGCTTTTATCTGTCTAAAGACTCACATCTTGACTCAAGCGATATCTTTGTTCAATCAAAATACTTTGATTATTTGTATCCAAATGATTTAAGATATTTTTATCTATCAATACCTACCTATAATTTTGAGCCAGGGACATATTACCTTATAGCAAAAGCTGATTATCTGAATTATGTTGCAGAATCGAATGAAGATAATAACATTGCATCTGTACCTGTGAATATAGTGCTGCCTAGTGTTGACTTATCAATCACAAGTTTATTCACTAAAGATACAATCCTCAGTGCTGGCAATTCATTTTATGTTTCATATAGTATAAACAATACCGGAACCTATTATGCAAGCTCCAGCTATACCAATTTTTATCTTTCGAAAGATTCGATAGTCGATGAATATGATTACCTCGTAGGTCAAAGCTATGTTTCCTATGTTTCTCCAGGATCTATTAATTATTATTCAGTGAATTCTTACATACCTTCCACCGTAGCCGATGGGGATTATTTTCTGATTGCCAAGGCAGATGATTACAAAAATGTAAGCGAATCCAATGAATTCAATAATGATGCCTTCATTAAAGTAAAAGTTAAGGTTCCATCATATGATATTGCCATCAGCAATTTGACCAAATCATCAGAAATGGTAACTGTTGGATCCGGCATATATCTTAGTTATAAGGAATCCAATTTGGGCGATATCACTTTCCCTTATCACTATACAGGATTTGTATTATCAACAGACACAATTTATAATGATTCCGATATAAATCTTGGCACCTATTATGGATATGACCTGTACCCTGGTAATGTTAATTACTATAACCAGTACATTTACATTCCAACCACTGTGCCGGCAGGAAACTATTATCTGATTGTTAAAACGGATTCAAACAACAATACCAAAGAGACCGATGAAAATAATAATATTGCATACACCAGAATAAGAATCATTACTCCAAATGTTGATTTATCTGTAAATACTCAAAGAGTAAACCCTTCCAAAGCGGTTGCAGGAAACACTGTTAATGTATCAGGATACTTATATAATCATGGTACAGAGGATTCATATTCTACTAATTTAGATTTTTATATTTCCAAATATGAGAATAATATAACAGATTCAGCTTTGTACTTAGGTTCTTATTATTCCAGCAGTGTATATTCAGAAGCCTCTGTTCCGTTCAACCAATCACTTTATCTTCCTGAATATCTTGCGGCTGGAGACTACTATATTGTATTTGTAGCTGATGGTGGCAAGAACCAGCCTGAGATGAATGAAAACAATAACATTGTTTCTAAGAAAATTTCTATTGAAGCTGCAACAAGAGATCTGTTTGTGAAGAGTGCATCTGTAAGCTCAAAGGTCACAGTAGAACAAACAGTTTATTTCAAAGCAACAATAAGTAATTCCGGAAATTCAGATGTATCATACTTCAATTTAGGATACTACTTGTCCAGTGATGAAGCACTTTCTCCTGATGATATATTTATAGGAACATTGGGTGTTCCTGGTATGCTTTCTAAATCTTCTGTACCTGTTTCTGGAGAGTTTAGAGTTCCATATTACATCAATCAGGGAAGTTATAAATTATTGTTTGTAGCAGATCATTACAAGCAGATAATTGAAACGAATGAGACGAACAATTCTTTGGCTAAAGCACTCCAGGTAATTAATCCTTATGGTGACCAGAATAACGAAGATACTATTTCCGAGCCTGTATCTTCAGCGCCAGCCATTGCAATATCAGTAGTACCGAACCCAGTTGGAGATTTCATCAACGTAACCGTACAAACTACTGAAGCTTCAACCATTGCTACATTTGAATTGTATGACAATTTTGGTAATAAATTCAAAGGAGGAAATCAGAAAATCACCAATGGTAAATTCTCAATTCCGGCAAGTGACATTAAAACTGGTGTTTATCTTTTAAAAGTAGTCTATGAAAGCAAAGTTGAAACAATCAGAATCATTAAGGAATAA
- a CDS encoding beta-glucosidase family protein encodes MRYIIAGTLFCIALFAIISFNSSVSSERKNADPRVEELLAKMSLEEKIGQMTQINITKIVTDSLAAAYDSATTLVIDTNKVIHYVTKYHVGSFLNGRAMPPDVWFRFTNQLQRVNMRYSKNKIPIIYGVDHVHGSSYLSNGTIFPHNINIACSFDTTFAYEEGWITATETADLYHRWIFAPVFDLGKNKFWGRYYETFGEDPYLISKMGAAYVRGLQGNTEIAPYKAAACAKHFLGYSDPKSGWDRSPAEIPDQALREFYLPPFKAAVEAGVKTVMINSGEINGIPVHANYDILTKLLRNELGFDGIAVTDWMDIIALQKMHYVAENEKEATFLAINAGVDMAMVPLNTDFCDHLLALVKEGRISEERINQSVRRILKVKFDIGLFDQPYPRNDRFNKIGSKEHKVKALNAAKESLVLMKNDQDVLPIKAGKKTILVVGETADKKIPLCGGWTYRFMAKSEYWFPKDMKTIYGALKDEFAGSKVIFAKENEIKKLASSADIIIAAAGEENAYAETDGSINDLELSESQISLVKTAIATGKPVVLVLTEGRPRIISKIYDQCKAVLFAGLPGVEGAQAIAEVISGKTNPSGKFSFTYPYKQGHIIPYNHKQSEYSILRPVEGELKRFAICEFGQGLSYTKFSYTKINLSDTVISTSGKITAKVTVSNVGKVAGKESVLWFLADEYGSITRPVKELKYFEKKELQPGQSLEFTFVIESGKHLWFPDKEGKKILESGYFTLIVGDQKARFRLK; translated from the coding sequence ATGCGTTACATTATAGCAGGAACCTTATTCTGCATAGCCTTATTCGCTATAATTTCATTTAATTCATCCGTATCTTCTGAAAGAAAAAATGCTGATCCTCGGGTAGAAGAGCTGCTGGCCAAAATGTCTCTGGAAGAAAAAATTGGTCAGATGACTCAGATTAATATTACCAAAATTGTTACAGATTCACTGGCTGCAGCTTATGATTCCGCAACAACTCTGGTCATTGATACCAATAAGGTTATTCACTATGTAACGAAATATCATGTCGGGTCTTTCCTTAATGGAAGGGCAATGCCACCCGATGTCTGGTTCAGATTTACAAATCAGCTTCAGCGTGTCAATATGCGTTATTCCAAGAATAAAATTCCTATCATTTATGGTGTAGATCATGTTCATGGCAGTAGTTATTTAAGTAATGGTACTATCTTTCCGCACAACATCAATATCGCCTGCTCTTTTGATACTACCTTTGCTTATGAAGAAGGCTGGATCACTGCAACAGAAACAGCAGACTTGTATCATCGTTGGATATTCGCTCCTGTCTTTGATCTGGGGAAGAATAAATTCTGGGGCAGGTACTATGAAACTTTTGGAGAAGATCCATATCTGATTTCAAAAATGGGGGCTGCATATGTACGAGGACTTCAGGGTAACACCGAAATCGCACCATACAAAGCCGCTGCATGTGCAAAACATTTTCTTGGATACTCAGATCCAAAATCCGGTTGGGATAGGTCTCCTGCTGAAATTCCCGATCAGGCATTAAGAGAGTTCTACCTTCCTCCATTTAAAGCTGCGGTAGAGGCTGGTGTTAAAACGGTAATGATTAATAGCGGTGAGATCAATGGAATTCCAGTACATGCAAACTATGACATTCTTACCAAACTTCTGAGAAATGAATTGGGCTTTGACGGAATTGCAGTAACAGACTGGATGGACATTATCGCATTGCAGAAAATGCACTATGTAGCAGAAAACGAAAAGGAAGCTACTTTCTTGGCTATCAATGCCGGAGTCGATATGGCAATGGTTCCGTTGAATACGGACTTTTGTGATCATTTGCTTGCATTGGTTAAAGAAGGAAGAATCAGTGAAGAAAGAATAAATCAGTCAGTACGTCGTATTCTTAAGGTGAAGTTTGATATAGGTCTTTTTGATCAGCCTTATCCCAGAAATGACAGGTTCAATAAAATCGGTTCTAAGGAGCATAAAGTAAAAGCTTTAAATGCTGCAAAAGAATCTTTGGTACTAATGAAGAACGATCAGGATGTGCTGCCAATTAAAGCTGGCAAAAAGACTATACTAGTGGTAGGTGAAACAGCTGATAAAAAAATACCTCTTTGTGGTGGATGGACATATAGGTTCATGGCTAAAAGCGAATACTGGTTTCCTAAAGACATGAAGACTATTTATGGAGCCCTTAAAGATGAGTTTGCTGGTTCAAAGGTCATATTTGCTAAAGAGAATGAAATTAAAAAGTTAGCATCTTCTGCTGATATAATTATAGCTGCAGCTGGCGAAGAGAATGCATATGCAGAAACAGACGGTAGTATTAACGACCTTGAACTGTCAGAATCTCAGATTTCATTGGTAAAAACGGCAATAGCAACGGGAAAACCAGTTGTTCTTGTACTTACAGAAGGCAGGCCAAGAATCATAAGTAAGATTTACGACCAGTGTAAAGCAGTTCTGTTTGCAGGTCTTCCAGGAGTCGAGGGAGCTCAGGCCATTGCAGAGGTAATCAGTGGTAAAACCAATCCAAGTGGCAAATTTTCTTTTACTTATCCTTACAAGCAAGGGCATATCATCCCTTATAATCATAAGCAAAGTGAATACTCTATATTGAGACCGGTAGAAGGAGAATTAAAAAGATTTGCAATTTGTGAATTTGGACAGGGACTAAGCTATACAAAATTTTCATACACTAAAATAAATCTTAGTGATACTGTAATTAGTACCTCTGGAAAGATAACGGCTAAAGTAACTGTTTCAAATGTCGGTAAGGTAGCCGGTAAAGAATCAGTACTTTGGTTTCTTGCTGATGAATATGGATCAATAACCAGACCAGTCAAAGAACTTAAGTACTTTGAGAAAAAGGAATTGCAGCCAGGACAGTCTCTTGAATTTACATTCGTTATTGAATCAGGCAAGCATTTGTGGTTTCCCGATAAAGAAGGTAAAAAAATTCTGGAGTCAGGATATTTTACTCTCATCGTGGGAGATCAGAAAGCAAGATTCCGATTAAAATAA
- a CDS encoding LIC_13387 family protein, protein MNVKILLRIASGLLIFHLIAHTLGHSGWKRAEEPLKQEIINKMIGHKFPFMGAERSMGDYYEGYGYASTVALAFMAVVLWLISGAINTNKELSYRILLSLSLALLFWGGIEALYFFPFAASITLLACLLTLISAVQLRGNK, encoded by the coding sequence ATGAATGTAAAGATCCTTTTAAGAATTGCTTCCGGACTACTGATTTTTCATTTGATTGCTCATACTTTAGGGCATTCGGGATGGAAACGTGCGGAAGAACCTTTGAAGCAGGAAATTATAAACAAAATGATCGGTCATAAATTCCCATTTATGGGGGCCGAAAGAAGTATGGGCGATTATTATGAAGGTTATGGTTATGCCTCAACAGTTGCTTTGGCTTTTATGGCTGTTGTATTATGGTTGATTTCCGGAGCCATAAACACGAATAAAGAATTGAGTTATAGAATTCTTTTATCATTATCTCTTGCCCTACTGTTCTGGGGTGGGATAGAGGCTTTATATTTTTTTCCTTTTGCCGCCTCTATAACCTTGCTTGCATGTCTTCTCACCCTTATTTCTGCAGTACAGCTCAGAGGAAACAAATAA
- a CDS encoding sensor histidine kinase, whose translation MFDELTSLKVRAAELSAIIECIPDAVYIGGPKGILRANKKALDMLGFDTLDELNQHIEILADKIKTRDLHTGKRLATEEEPFYKAFLGESNERDVVTTHIKSGKEIIVRCSAAPVIIDGKIIAAIAINTDITEKIQNKRDLESAIKKLRKQNEELDKFVYTTSHDLKAPLNTIDPILQIVKDENKSVLKKDAIQLLDMAIRKVRDMSDFIHSLLKSATTLEKVKELVDLNKILNKVIASLDIPSNINIFVRHNLPTVYFHKYSLMQIFQNLLSNAIKFMDKENGVIKIDCRESEDMYIISVKDNGPGIATHELEKIFEKFGKVNKDPSKDSSGLGLSIVKDIMKENNGSVWAESEINKGSTFYFTIFKS comes from the coding sequence ATGTTTGATGAATTGACAAGTCTGAAGGTCCGGGCAGCCGAGTTGTCAGCCATTATTGAATGCATACCAGATGCAGTTTACATTGGTGGCCCGAAGGGAATTCTGAGAGCAAACAAGAAAGCTTTGGATATGCTTGGATTTGACACGTTGGATGAACTTAATCAACATATAGAGATTCTGGCGGATAAGATTAAAACCAGAGATCTACATACAGGTAAGAGACTGGCTACAGAAGAAGAACCTTTTTATAAAGCTTTTTTAGGTGAAAGTAACGAGAGAGATGTAGTGACAACCCATATCAAGTCAGGAAAAGAAATAATTGTAAGATGCTCTGCTGCTCCTGTCATCATTGATGGAAAAATTATAGCTGCAATTGCCATTAATACTGATATCACAGAGAAGATTCAAAACAAACGCGACCTTGAAAGCGCCATCAAAAAACTGAGGAAGCAAAATGAAGAGTTGGATAAGTTTGTTTATACCACCTCACATGATCTTAAAGCTCCACTCAATACTATTGACCCGATTTTGCAGATTGTAAAGGATGAGAATAAAAGTGTACTTAAAAAAGATGCCATACAATTGCTTGATATGGCTATAAGGAAGGTAAGGGATATGAGCGATTTTATTCATTCATTGTTGAAATCTGCAACTACCTTAGAAAAAGTAAAAGAGCTGGTAGATCTGAATAAAATCCTCAACAAAGTTATAGCCTCGCTTGACATACCTTCAAACATAAATATTTTTGTAAGACACAACCTTCCCACTGTTTATTTTCATAAATATTCACTGATGCAAATTTTTCAAAACCTCTTATCGAACGCCATCAAGTTTATGGATAAGGAAAATGGTGTAATAAAAATTGATTGCAGAGAATCGGAAGATATGTATATCATATCCGTGAAAGATAATGGTCCAGGCATTGCCACGCATGAGTTAGAGAAAATTTTTGAAAAATTTGGAAAGGTGAATAAAGATCCTTCAAAGGATAGTTCAGGCCTGGGGCTGTCTATTGTAAAAGATATTATGAAGGAAAATAATGGTTCTGTATGGGCTGAATCGGAAATTAACAAAGGTTCTACTTTTTATTTTACAATCTTTAAATCGTAA
- a CDS encoding cytochrome b/b6 domain-containing protein has protein sequence MPLVRKKHPLAIRWFHWVNFPVLAMMLWSGLWIYWANDEYNIKVGGLVVVKFFPQWFYEAFNIPFNLAVGMAWHFMFMWVFMLNGFAYVCYTLFSGEWKYLLPGKGSFKNAIKVTLHDIGLRKELPPVTKFNGAQQIAYTSIIIFGAGSVLTGLAIYKPIQLLWLTSFLGGYKTARLFHFCLALSYVFFFIIHVVQVIRAGWNNFRSMITGIEVVTMSKNTKENET, from the coding sequence ATGCCTCTAGTCAGAAAAAAACATCCATTGGCAATAAGATGGTTCCACTGGGTAAATTTCCCCGTTCTTGCAATGATGCTCTGGAGTGGTCTCTGGATTTACTGGGCCAATGATGAATATAATATAAAGGTAGGAGGATTGGTGGTTGTAAAATTTTTTCCTCAATGGTTCTATGAAGCCTTTAATATTCCTTTTAATCTTGCTGTAGGCATGGCCTGGCACTTTATGTTTATGTGGGTATTTATGCTTAATGGGTTTGCCTATGTGTGTTATACTCTGTTTTCAGGAGAATGGAAATACTTGCTTCCAGGCAAAGGATCTTTTAAGAACGCAATAAAAGTAACACTTCATGACATTGGCCTTCGGAAAGAACTTCCTCCTGTCACGAAATTTAATGGTGCACAACAGATAGCTTATACAAGTATTATTATTTTCGGGGCTGGTTCGGTCCTTACCGGATTGGCCATATACAAGCCTATACAGCTTTTATGGCTTACTTCTTTTCTTGGTGGTTATAAAACTGCAAGGCTATTTCATTTTTGTCTGGCTCTTAGTTATGTTTTCTTTTTTATTATTCATGTCGTCCAGGTAATAAGGGCAGGATGGAATAATTTCAGATCAATGATTACAGGTATTGAAGTTGTTACCATGAGCAAAAACACTAAAGAAAATGAAACATGA